CAAGACCGAAAGCCAGACGCAGCGCCATGCCGGAACTATAGGTTTTGACAGGCAGGTCGATGAAGGAGCCCAGCTCAGCAAAACTGGCGACGTCCTCCAGCACGCTGCGATAAGCCTTCCGCGTGCATCCTGAAAAAAGACAGCGCAGGCGAATATTCTCCGCCCCGGTCAATTCCGGATTCATCCCCAATTGCGCATCCAGCAATGCGCTGGAACGGCCCTCAATGGTGATCCGACCTGAAAGCGGTGCGTAAATCCCCGCCAGCGCCCGCATAAGCGTGGTTTTGCCCGCACCATTTCGACCGACAAGGCCCAGACGCTCTCCCGACCTTACTGAGAAAGAGATATCCCGCAACACCTGGACGGAAAGGCGATGACGCTCATCCTCCGCAAGGACACCCCCCGTGGCGCCGCGCTTCGCACTTTGCACGCGCGCACCCAGCCAACGACGCAGATTGCGGCTGTCCGCATGGTAAATGGGAAAAGACAGGCTCATCTTTTCAATAAGAAGCGATGTCATATTTACACCCAATAAGCGAGCCGCGCCCGAA
This DNA window, taken from Acetobacteraceae bacterium, encodes the following:
- a CDS encoding ABC transporter ATP-binding protein yields the protein MSLSFPIYHADSRNLRRWLGARVQSAKRGATGGVLAEDERHRLSVQVLRDISFSVRSGERLGLVGRNGAGKTTLMRALAGIYAPLSGRITIEGRSSALLDAQLGMNPELTGAENIRLRCLFSGCTRKAYRSVLEDVASFAELGSFIDLPVKTYSSGMALRLAFGLASAITPQILLMDEWMMAGDVRFMERARLRLERLVDSSEIMVLSSHVEDVLRQWCTRIIWLEGGEIRQDGPPDAVLDAYAASI